The following are encoded in a window of Caldicellulosiruptor danielii genomic DNA:
- a CDS encoding O-antigen ligase family protein codes for MENAFRFRLKQNVIPAILYFTFLSGFFGSTLAYPKLSYLFAYRIFLAFLFFLIFIDLMLNGIELRSFLNFSTFFLIGWCAYSLLSFLWAQDIKSAVRDQVFLTINIFVILIFMYYSRYLRWDVFENIILISFIIHLVVGYLEVVTDKHLWTSKVPLYNLHRTPSTFFANPNDFATYLVLYSPFILGLAINKSRNNFFKKWAAFLSAVLAIPLLILTTSRANYIGFLIALFVYFLLAGKDQKKNLLYYAAIFLVFLMFIIGFRLDFGAFNKGIEMIKIQLSSLVDFSQTYLSSNVRRKLLVVYGLSFLYDYLFFGVGSGNSRVLMEKVKQYTVNVELHNWFLDVLVCYGTVVFILYLVWIFYLLYNLFKIREKNSTLSLPAISLMSSISAFFISSISSSKMIEMRVMWFIFALSLFVLTKSKEEKGEYWA; via the coding sequence ATGGAGAATGCATTTCGATTTAGGTTGAAGCAGAATGTTATTCCAGCTATTCTGTATTTTACCTTTTTGAGTGGATTTTTTGGAAGTACTCTTGCATATCCAAAGCTAAGTTATCTTTTTGCATATAGAATATTTTTGGCATTTTTGTTTTTTCTTATTTTTATCGACTTGATGTTAAATGGGATTGAGCTGAGGAGTTTTCTTAACTTTTCCACTTTTTTTCTAATAGGGTGGTGTGCCTACTCACTTTTAAGTTTTTTATGGGCTCAGGATATAAAAAGTGCAGTAAGAGACCAGGTTTTTTTAACCATCAATATATTTGTAATACTGATATTTATGTATTACTCAAGATACCTTAGATGGGATGTTTTTGAAAACATAATATTGATTTCATTTATCATTCATCTTGTTGTAGGCTATTTAGAAGTAGTGACTGACAAACATTTGTGGACATCTAAGGTACCCTTATACAATCTTCATAGAACTCCTTCAACCTTTTTTGCAAATCCAAACGATTTTGCAACTTATTTGGTTTTATATTCGCCTTTTATTTTAGGTTTAGCGATAAACAAAAGTAGAAATAATTTTTTCAAAAAGTGGGCGGCTTTTCTAAGCGCAGTTTTGGCTATCCCACTTTTGATTCTTACCACAAGCAGAGCAAATTACATAGGTTTTTTAATAGCTTTGTTTGTTTATTTTCTTTTGGCTGGTAAAGACCAGAAAAAGAATCTTCTATACTATGCGGCTATATTTTTAGTTTTTCTAATGTTTATAATAGGTTTTAGACTGGACTTTGGAGCGTTTAATAAAGGAATTGAAATGATAAAGATTCAGCTTTCTTCACTTGTTGATTTTTCCCAGACTTATCTTTCATCTAATGTGCGGCGAAAACTTTTGGTTGTGTATGGTCTTTCGTTCTTGTATGACTATCTCTTTTTTGGTGTTGGTTCAGGCAACAGCAGGGTTTTGATGGAAAAGGTAAAACAGTATACTGTAAATGTTGAACTTCATAATTGGTTTTTGGATGTTCTTGTGTGTTACGGGACAGTGGTATTTATCTTGTATCTTGTTTGGATATTTTATCTACTTTATAATCTTTTCAAAATAAGAGAGAAAAATAGTACTTTAAGTCTGCCTGCAATCTCTTTGATGAGTTCTATTTCTGCCTTTTTTATATCAAGCATAAGTTCATCAAAGATGATTGAGATGAGGGTAATGTGGTTTATATTTGCACTTTCACTCTTTGTTTTGACAAAGTCAAAAGAAGAAAAAGGAGAGTATTGGGCTTGA